The Pecten maximus chromosome 6, xPecMax1.1, whole genome shotgun sequence DNA window GATCCCAGTTGGAATTATTTAATTTACGAAAGAAAGTAAAACGTGTTCTTTAATTGTCGAAATTCTTCATGGTTCAACTTTCACAGCCGAAGTTTTCATTTCGAAAATGTGACTCAAGTTGGGTTTGACTAATATTAGTAAGGCGGATGCTGTCGATTAAACAGAATACGTTTATCTTTCAAGAGCATCTGGTGTTATTCGCAATGTACGTTTCAGGATcaccatgtttttatttttatgtaccctcttttatcgattttgagatAAATGTacgattttgttttattacgtCGATATTCTATGATGCTTGTGTTCTAGATGTGTCATTAAGATTTACAAGATTTTATTAGTGCATCTGCTATGTTTTTATCTATGTCTAATGTATGAGGATGCAAGAAGATGACggtgaaatatttttgaaatcaaATCAATTGAGGTCATTGTGGTCTATTTTAAGCTTTGAATACCTAAAGGCATTGAAGAACTGTAGGCTGTAGTCTTATTAATTAATCTCTAATGTAGTTCACTCTAAACTTGTTGTGAAATGTACAAATATCCTGTCCTTTTTGTAAAGCCAGTTTtcttttttgataaaaatgataaaaaaagcTTTGCAATTCAATGGTTATGTAGCTtattcaaatttgaaatatatgtaatacttTGTGTAATTTAATTTTACGATTTTGCACATGTAAACTGAATAGGACCGAGCAGTGGAGCGGCTTCCCTCGGGAAATTTTGTGGAACCTCCTCAGGCATATCCCGTTTAAGTTCCGGTCgagacatgtacattgtgttCATTGGTCACGGGAGTCACAATTATCTGAAAAAGAGGGGATTCAAACTTAAATATAAACAGATTAAGGATGAAAGCGGTAAGTTCTATAGTTGAAAGCTGCTTTTCTTCATAATTTCACACAAAATTcacccaaacaaacaaagaatgactcatatatagaaatgataTAGGAACTTCGTTCATACTATTACGCAATTTTCTTGAAACGATCAATAACATATTAATTATTGTACTcgattattttgaaaaaaatcaccttGCATTTTATTTGTAGTGCATCCAGTTTCTTTGATTTTCTGTTGTTTAATACGAAAATATCAACCAGTCATTATATAACGAGCCTAAACAATTGgattttgttatttcattgtTACGTCGACACAACACAAATCTTCATGGTTTTCAGACCACAGAACAGCTCGACACAAAAGCCGCTAGTCTAGAAGCCTGTCTAAATGACATCAATACATGGATGTATTTCTATATACTCAGAAAAAGACAAAAGTGATATGTTTTCAGCTAAATGTTTGTGCCTAAATTATTGAAATTACCGAGGAAGTACAAGATGTTGATAACATTGTGATAACTAAACATGGTAATATGAGTAAACACTATTCCAAGTTCCTGTAACCACCATATAAGAAACAGTGGATTAATCGGCAGTTCATCACCAAGGATGTATACAATACATAGGCTACTTCGCTTGTTATTTCTCCATTTGACTGTGTCACGCATTTGCTCCTTggtgtatctgatacactgattAGCCACCTGCATGGTGTTCAGAACTCTACAGTACGATTGGTTATCCGTACTCGAAAGAGTGGGTACATCGGAACAGTGCTTTATTCATTGCATTGACTACTTGTGCGTTTCAGGCCACAGTACAACATTTTGATGTACACATACATGGCAATAAATGGAACAGCTCCAGAATATTTACAGGAACTTGTCACTCACTATTGGCCTTCACGATCTCTACGATTTGAGATATAATCCATGTTATGCGCTCCTACTATCGTATCGTGAATTACGGTAGCAGGTGCTGTGGCTAGGTGGATACAATCACATAGTGAAACGGTTTGGCATCAGCTACAACGAAGTCGAAAAACTGGCCATAGTTACGAAGGATGTTAAAACCCACCTGTTTGGGTCTGCATTTGAGAGTTTCACGCAGACGACCTGTACTCATCATCATCTAAAACATACATCGAGAaacttttgaaatgaaatatattattatatgatgtaAAGTGAAACGCAATAGAATCATTTTGCAAATTTGTTAGTTCGCTATATCAGCTTGGTagatttttattaatattaataacTTTATCATTACAGCTATCTGGGTGATTTGTGGCGCAGTGTTGGGAGTTGTATTCATCGTTGCGAGCATTTGCCTGGGAATATTCATCTTTTTTATGTGCAAGTCGAAAGATCAGGTGATTCCTTCAGCACCAGGCAAGCCTTCAAAATCATCATCGACCGCACGTTTGGATGACGCCTTTACCGCAGCAGCATGTCCCAGCAAATCTGGCACAGATTCGCACCCGCTGTGATACATCAGGATTTCCATACAAAATCCACAGATTTTATGAATGCAAGACATGTACAGCGAGACTCTGCCTGAAGATTTTGGATTGTAGTGGAAGAAATACGACCACCACGACAAGATTAGAAAAATGTTCttttgtgtgtttttatttttgacaaatCATACAATAATATGTATTTACCAATATTATGTTAAAACGATCTACAGTACGCGTCAGGTGTTATGGTTCTCTTTCGCCCTCAGGGTTGCGAGTGTCACTCGAGTGTAGGGGAATAAGTACGCCCCGTGTTTCAACTCGGGGTTCGTGGTCAGAGTTTTGCGACCTTTCACCTTTATCTGTACTGATTGTTTTACCATGTAACAATTCATTAATATGCTCCTTCGGATTTTGAGAAAACGTAAAATACTGTATATCCGTAGATTGGCTGAATGATCATGAATTCATACGTAATTTTCATTAATTGGCAACGAACTCGTGTCCTGCTATTAATCCCACGGACTTCAATTATCACAAGTATACCTAGTAAGGCATCAGTACGTGGGATGATTATCAATTTAGACAAAATATTTCTGGTGTTTTCGAAACAAGCACTAACTCATAGAGTTGTCGTACCGTCTCCATCGCATCACGCCGTACAAAACGCCTGAACCTCGTCTTGCAGTACAAACTCTAAtgctttatatacatgtacatgtaaatgtaataaagaATTTGTATATTGATTCAAGGGTAAGCAAATggtattgatttgaattgtgtaaccatatgttttaaacatttgatcgCTAACACGAGTAATACTGCCAACGCTACGAACCAATCACAATCCATGATTCTAAAACCACGCCCACAAATGGTGCAGTGAGTGTCAATCAACGCATCAGAGGGAAACGTGTCACATATcttcacattgtattacatccgcaaaaataatttaaaaataaataaaatactcttTTTACTTATATCTTATAGAATCATCAGCACCCGTAACCAGAAAATTATTATCAGCTAAgccattttttatttactttcatcGCACGTTCATTTTAATACTTGTTTAGGTTCATAGTCTCGTGAACCGAATCAGACTTTAGTTGGTTCATATAGCGACAATGCAgcgcaaatgtaaatatttattagtTAGTTTTCAGTATTGTATCAAAACGATATTTAACTAGTTATTGATGCATGCCGCGCTAACGAAAATGTATCGTTTgtgttcttaatttttttttaattgtacaCATTTCCTTTAACTTGTGAACAAAtcaaaatttttaatgaaaaggtGCTACAATTTGTAataccagaaacatatataacagatataaatagctctctatttgccccgAAGTGATACCCTCATGAGCAAAgaccgatttacctgtgctcgcgtgtgtgATATGGGACAAAGtgctctcgataagggatatgcttgactGGTCACGAATAAAAGGAGCTATGCACCAGTTGTACGGgtaaatagcgatgttacttatcCCTTATACGCGTTTCTGGTAATAcgtcaaaatatttttttttttttttagtttaccaGAAATTAATATGAATCAATATCTCGTAATCTGTGCAaatctatgtaaatatacaatatacgtacattgtatctgCCTGTACATTGAAGTAACCGAGGCGTGTGATAGAGTCGCGGTTGTGTCTGGATTCATGggttaatatattaattatataattagcgtCCGGTAGTAAAAAGGCGGTCATGATCATATGGCTTCGTCAAGTTTTCATAATGATACCATGAcaactctttgtttatttaacattcggaaaaaaattactttaaaactcTACTCACACTCAAACTGTCAAATTGTAAGAAGTATATCGTGGctcttatacatattataagtgtacatgtacgtgaAGTCAGCACACTCGATACACTAGTACCGATAACATATTTTCTGTCCAATATGCCACCTCGGAATATTACGAAAGGATGTTCAAACTGTTTAGTTACATTTCATCAGAGACTTGTGTATATCAGGATATATACGTATCAGATTTCATGATACTAGTTTAGTTGTTACGAGATCCAGGATTCTTTGTGATGGTAGTGTTACGATATGCCAGGTGTATAGTGTTCAATGGGAACATAAACAGACAGAAgtggttattgttatattaaTCATTAAAGACTTACTTCAAAGTCAATCGAAAGCCGAGGGGGATTTACTCGCTCGCGCGCCAATCACAATATTGCTATCAATAAGACAAACACCAAGGGGGCAAAATATCgttaaatgttacagtgttttgttttctcgaTTTCCCGGTAAACATTTGTGGTACTCATCAAGCTAGGATTTAAAAACTAAAACATAATTTGGAGTGTATATGTACCGTAcatttacaacacaatacatatgTAGTATTGCTGGTATCTATATAGATCGTGatttcataacataaaaaatatccCCGTTTTCTCAACCCCGGGCTGGGATActgcagagacgtgtatatcagatatatcacgTTTCTGGATACtgtaagtacaaaatgtaagtCCAGCTACAGAGTACCTGTACCATACGACAACGTATGATCCAACAAACACATCACGGTATCAGGCAGTGTAACTGTCAATCATGAATCAGGACCTTTGTTCCACTAATCCCCAACACTCTTCCACACCGTGTCGCGCGGTGTCAGTAAACAGGTGACCACTCGGGTTTTGAGCCGGTGTCAGCCGGTGTTTCAACCGACATGTAACCGACTGAGTGAGTGGAAGGGATTAGACCTCGCCACTGTGGTGGTGATTGTGGATCATACCCCCTGACGCGTACTGTAGATGAATCAAATATTGATCGAGAGCGAAGTTCAAGGTCAATATGTCATATTGTACTAGGTTGGTATGTGTATAACAACTTATTGATCgcaaatgttgttgtttttatttttttttta harbors:
- the LOC117329819 gene encoding tolloid-like protein 2, encoding MTDFKYILVLVTGVFGHTCHEGTDLIATDTQQVIETPGFSNLMASSSYLFEACYIETKDPMNIIQVEIDVDMNAHTSCYFDSIQIFDGPSSGAASLGKFCGTSSGISRLSSGRDMYIVFIGHGSHNYLKKRGFKLKYKQIKDESAIWVICGAVLGVVFIVASICLGIFIFFMCKSKDQVIPSAPGKPSKSSSTARLDDAFTAAACPSKSGTDSHPL